In a genomic window of Streptomyces sp. BHT-5-2:
- a CDS encoding aminotransferase class I/II-fold pyridoxal phosphate-dependent enzyme gives MTGWIADTPLIDEFVSRRDLYPYYHVIEDRPTPGEVVVDGIRAVNAASTDYLGLAADSGVRAAASQAAAKYGTCWTGSPMLGTVGLHRELEEELADFLRRPAVMLTVTGFQANLTLSSLFGTGHMVIADQHIHASLLESVRLGRAEYRRFGHNDVAHAERLMRTSVDKGKVPVIVTEGAFSLGGDLCPVPELVALAKRYGGGLIIDGAHDIGVLGTDGRGAGEHFDVEEGIDLVTGTLCKAFGSVGGFVAGSVKAIRSLRHFGNAAMYSASMAPASAAAALASVRTARARPELRAALRDSARRLHRGLAQQGHRLPSWPGPAVALPAGEPEQGLKTLEQGLKTWRALLEAGVYTGAFLPPSVAGERLVLRLSVTAAHTPQQVDRILEVVGRLLPP, from the coding sequence ATGACTGGCTGGATCGCTGATACTCCCCTGATCGACGAGTTCGTCTCCCGTCGCGACCTCTATCCCTACTACCACGTCATCGAGGACCGGCCGACGCCGGGTGAGGTCGTCGTCGACGGCATCCGCGCGGTCAACGCAGCCTCGACGGATTACCTCGGGCTTGCCGCCGACTCCGGCGTGCGCGCGGCGGCCTCACAGGCCGCAGCCAAGTACGGCACCTGTTGGACCGGGTCCCCGATGCTCGGCACCGTCGGCCTCCATCGTGAGCTGGAAGAGGAGTTGGCCGACTTCCTCCGCCGCCCCGCGGTCATGCTGACCGTAACGGGATTCCAGGCCAACCTGACGCTGTCCTCCCTTTTCGGCACCGGTCACATGGTGATCGCGGACCAGCACATCCACGCCTCCCTGCTGGAATCGGTCCGCCTCGGACGAGCTGAGTATCGCCGGTTCGGGCACAATGACGTCGCCCATGCCGAAAGGCTCATGCGGACCTCGGTCGACAAGGGAAAGGTCCCCGTCATCGTCACCGAGGGCGCGTTCTCCCTCGGCGGAGACCTCTGCCCGGTTCCGGAACTTGTCGCACTCGCCAAGCGCTACGGCGGCGGCCTGATCATTGACGGTGCGCACGACATCGGTGTGCTCGGTACCGACGGGCGAGGCGCCGGTGAGCACTTCGACGTGGAGGAGGGGATCGACCTCGTCACCGGTACCCTCTGCAAGGCGTTCGGCTCCGTCGGCGGGTTCGTCGCGGGCTCCGTGAAGGCCATCCGCAGCCTGCGCCACTTCGGAAACGCGGCGATGTATTCGGCATCGATGGCACCTGCGTCCGCGGCCGCCGCGTTGGCGTCCGTACGGACGGCTCGCGCCCGGCCCGAACTCCGCGCCGCACTGCGGGATTCGGCTCGACGTCTGCACCGCGGCCTGGCGCAGCAGGGGCACCGTTTGCCGTCCTGGCCGGGCCCCGCGGTCGCGCTGCCGGCGGGGGAGCCCGAACAGGGTCTGAAGACCTTGGAACAGGGCCTGAAGACCTGGCGGGCATTGCTCGAAGCGGGTGTCTATACAGGGGCGTTTCTGCCGCCCAGCGTGGCAGGGGAACGGCTCGTCCTCCGCCTTTCGGTCACGGCCGCGCACACCCCGCAGCAGGTTGACCGGATCCTTGAGGTCGTCGGACGGCTCCTGCCGCCCTGA